The DNA sequence CGATGAAATATAGCCACCGCCAAGTTGTTTAACCAACTCAGGATTTTTTATCTTCAGAGAAAATGGACGTTCTTTGCTTGAAGACGAAATCGACTCGTGCCGTTCGATCGGAAACTTTTTGATTATTTCTTTTTCTGAACGCATTTTAATTTTTAAGATTGCGCTTATTTCGCGCGCGATGCCGCGATGGCCCCATAAATCAGGCCGATGCGTCACCGATTTATTATCAAGATGCAAAATATAATCTTCGCTTTCAAAAGAATCTTTCCAAGATCCCTCAAGCTCTTTTTCGGTCGCGCTCAATGCGCCAATGAGCCCTTCTTTAGCCGCATGCCAATCGGCAAGCGTGGCCCAACGAACATCTTTATTGTTGTGAAAGACGAGAAACACAGCGCCCGCTACTGCATCAGTGCGAGAAGGCAGTGTAAACTCTTTATCAAGCTCCGCGCTGAAGAGAATAACTTTTTCTTTATCAATCTTTAAAACGGTGCCCAACGTGAAATGGTCCGTATTAAGCGTAATATGCTCAACCTGCTCAATCTCAGCGGTCGTCGTATTAAAACGGCGCACCAACTCCTGGATATCATAATCTGCCCATGATCCCTTCAAATGATCAAAAATCCAAGAGAGCGATAATTTCATAACAATACCCTTATTTTTCTATCGGAGGCTGTTGGAGGCTATTACCCTGAGAACACTCGTCCACAATTTGCATTACAAATACTGAAAAAATCAGATTTTTGGCTCAAAATGTATGAATTTTAGAGTACGCCAAATTGCAAAAATGATCAATCGGAGCAAATTCTAATTGCTTGTGGCGATTCATTACTTTTTCTATATACTCAATTAAGTATGTTTTCCTCACATTACCCCATAACTATATTATGCCGCCGCAAGAACCGATTTTACGCGTCGCAAACCTCACGAAGGCGTTTATAACGCGCCCCTTTTTTGCGCACACAATATCTCAGGCGATCGCCGTGCGCGACGTTTCATTTGATATCCATAAAGGGGAAATCGTGGGCCTACTTGGGCCAAACGGTGCGGGAAAAACGACGACGCTTCAAATGCTGATCGGAACCTTAAAGCCAACCTCTGGAACAATTCATTATTTTAATCAGGATTTTTTTCTCAACCGCTCCGAGCTTCTTCAGCGAATCGCTTTTGCCAGCGGCTCAATTAAACTGCCCATCACTATTTCCGTTGCACAAAATCTTGATATTTGTGCTCGTTTATATGGCCTTGCGCGAGCTGTACGAAAAAATCGCATTGAGCAATTATTAACCACGTTTGGCATTTTTCAGTTAAAAGATCTTTCAACAGGTCAGCTTTCGGATGGGCAAATTTCTCGCGTCATGATAGCTAAAGCGTTTTTAGCACAACCAGAAATCGTATTTCTTGATGAAGCGACAGCCTCTCTAGATCCGGAGATTGCACTTACGGTACGCCAGTTCTTGCTTGAGGAAAAAAAAACACGTGGTACTGCGATGCTCTTTGCATCGCATAATATGGAAGAAGTTGCCTCATTGTGCGATCGAGTTCTTATTATGAATAATGGGATGCTGGTTGCTGATAGCAGTCCGCGTACACTAGCAAAAGAAGTTACCACGGTGAGAGTCCAATTTACTGGCGCTCACGATATACAGAAAATGGATCAGTTTTTGAATCGTCATGCGGTTGCGCATAGCATCGATAAAGAAAAAATTACGATTGAGCTCGATGAGCATTCAATTGCTCAACTATTGCAGCATTTTGCTCGAGAAGAGATCGTTTATTCCACTATTTCGATCGAGAAACCGACGCTGGAAGATTATTTTTTAAAAATCACAAATCCGCATAAAACCCTCAAGGAACTCGCATGAAATGGCATCGCATCTGGGCGATGGTAGTTCGTTATATGCTTACTTGGATACGCAATCTCCACAATTTCTTGGATGATATTTTATGGCCTATTTTAGATATCATTCTTTGGGGAATGACAAGCATGTGGATGCAAGACCAGCAGCACGGATCGTTGTCTTCCAATATTCTGGTACTGTTAAGTTGCTTGGTGTTTTGGTACGTGGTGCAAAGGGCTCATGATGCGGTTTCTATGAACGCACTCGAAGAGCTTTGGGATAGAAACTTTATTAATTTATTTTCCACCCCCCTCACTATTTTTGAGTGGATGACGGCGATCATCATTCTGAGTTTTTTTAGAATCTTTTATACACTTTTTATCTGCGTCGCGATGGTTTGGCTCCTTTATTCATGCAATGTTTTTTCTTCAGGGTTGATGCTTCTCCCCTTTTTGTTTTCGCTTCTTTTATCCGGCCTATTTATCGGTTTTTTCACCACCGCATTTATCATGTACTGGGGAAGAAAAGCGCTGTTCTTTTCGTGGACCGTTAGTTGGATTTTTTCACCATTCAGTTCAGTCTACTATCCACTTGAAACACTCCCAAAATGGGGCCAATATATTGGTAAACTAATGCCAATGACCTATGCATTTGAAGGGTTGCGCACGATCGTGACGCATCACTATTTTCCAATGGACTACCTTGTGATAAGCATCGTACTGAATATTATCTACGTTATTTTATCGATGATGTTCTTTGTTTTTATGTTTGAGCAATCCCGCATCAAGGGCTTTACCAGCCTTCAGTAAAAAAGCGCAGCTCGACGAGTAAATAGATCCATGATAAAGTAACAAAAAACTATTATTTATTCGCGGTAACGGGATTTATGGGCAAAATTACTATTTTTTATAAATACGTCGATATCGAATACCCAACAGCCATCATGAAATGGCAAAAAAAACTGTGCGTTGAACTTGGGCTCAAAGGCCGGATCTTAATTGCGCATGAAGGAATCAATGGCACGGTTGGCGGCACCGATGAAGGTATAGAACTTTATCAAAAAACGATGCTGGAACATCCACTATTTGGCGGCATTGATTTTAAAGATAGCGCTGGCGCCGCAGATTATTTCCCTCGTTTGCGCATTGCCGTCCGCCCAGAAATTGTGCATTTAGGCCTTGATACTAAAAAGTTCACCGCAAAAGACGCGGGAAAACATCTTTCTCCTCAGCAAGCTCACGAATTTATGGCGCATATGAATGAAGATACGATTGTCCTTGATACCAGAAACAGCTATGAGTGGAAAATCGGCCAATTCAAAACGATAAACACCATCAACGCCCCTACTGAATATTTTAGGGAGTTTCCTGAATTTATCGATACGAACCTAGAAACATTTAAAGATAAAAAGATTTTAATGGCATGCACCTCGGGCGTACGCTGCGAGCGCGCATCAGCCTATTTAAAATCGAAAAATGTAGCCAAAGAAGTATATCAAATTAATGGCGGCATTCAGCGCTATACCGAACAATTTCCTGACGGATTCTTCCGCGGAAAAAATTATGTGTTTGATGGACGCGTCACAGCAAAAATTAATGACGATTGCGTGGGCAATTGTGATCGCTGCAACGCACCTTATGATGAACCTATCAATTGCATCAACGCCGAATGTAATAAACAGGTAATCTTATGCGACAATTGCCAATCAACGTTAATAAATACCTGCAGCGAAATCTGTTCACAATTAGTACGTGAGCATAAAGTAAAAGTTCGCACTAAGCCATCACGAATTGGGCGCACGAATCAAAGCAATGAATCTGATCCAGCACAATGTTCCATTAAATGACAAAAACTGGTTTAAAACGGGCGGAGCTGCACGTTTTTTTATTGAGCCTGCAAACGCGCAAGACTTTCAATATGCGTGTGCCTTTGCACAGCAAAATAATTTGCCTATTTTCGTACTAGGTGAAGGCGCCAACGTATTAATTAGTGATGATGGCTTTGACGGTTTGGTAATTCGTCCATTTCTCAAACAAATTACTCACGAGATTATCGATGACAAAATAGCATTTGTTCATGCAGGAGCTGGCGTTACGATTAACGATTTGATTGAATATTGCTTGCAGCATAATTTAAGTGCACTTGAAGAGTTCAGCGGCATTCCTGGCACCGTCGGCGGATCGGTCTATATTAATTTGCACTATTTTGAATTCTTACTTGATCAATTTTTAGTAAGGGCCGAAGTTATTGAGCGAGAAACGGGAATTATAAAAACAGTTTCTCCCGAGTGGTTCAATTTTGCGTACGATTTTTCTACGCTGCACGATGAAAAACATTATTTGGTCCATGCAACTTTTAAAACTAAACGTATTTCTGAACTTGAAACGGCGTATGCGCGCGGGCGCCGCACAGAAATTATGCGGCATCGCTTCAAACGGTATCCAATAGCTAATACCTGCGGCAGCTTTTTTAGAAATTTTTTGCCTCATGAAATTGAACCAGAAAAAACTGGAGTAAAACTGCCTTATATCGCTTATTATTTAGATAAAATCGGGGTAAAAGGAAAACTTTCTGTTGGTGATGCAATCGTTTCTCATCAACATGCAAACATGATCATCAACCGCGGCAACGCAACGAGCACCGATATTATTAATTTGGCGCAAAAAATGCAGGAATTGGTGCATAAAGAATTTAATTTGACGCCGCATGCTGAATGCAGATTAATTGGATTTAAAGATACATTAATATAGAAGAAATTATGAATTATTTGTTACTTGTACTTTTTGCTATGAATGTGACTGCAATAAGCGCAAATCCAAGAATTTTTACTCTCGAGAAAAATGCAAAAAATATTCCCGTCTGCACCGAAGGGGATAAAATAATATTCGAAGAGGAAAAAAAATCCACTTATAGAGTTTCCACGATAGTACCCGAAACAGAAAAAAATTACGGAGTGATATATCTTCGCAATTGCAACTGGGAATCACAAAACCATAAAAAAATATTTTTCGCGAATGATGAACTTAAAGTTGTCCAGGCTGCTACCGGGCAAGATCTTTTCAATGCGCGACAACTTCAAATTAAAACTCGATATTATAATTTTCAAACATGTAAGTCAAAACCTATTGTCTATCGGGGAGAGAAATGGTACCTGCTTGAAAAACCAGAATGGCATCCCTCCGGCTCCACGCTAAAATTGCGTCAACAAAATTTTTTTGCCGAAACAGGAATCACACTTGCGACCATTCACACACTTAAATTTTCAGCAGAAAAAATCTGGAACAACTATACCACTGCCGAGTTTCCTGGCCCAGAAGAATATTACAGAAAATATTATTGGGGGCGCATTGCTGCGGTTACAACTGCCAGCGTAGCTACAACTCTTGGCTGCGCTTATTTAGCTTATAAAAAATTCTGGGCAAAAAATTAAACATTTACCAATGAAGCAATTTGGTTGGCTTTTCTTTTTTCTCATCAGCTCTTTGCTTAACTGCATGGAGAAAGACTTTCCCATAAACAAAAATATTTGGAAACACCAAATCAAATGCTCCGATGGCATCACCTTTCTGACCATGCAAGAACTATCTCGGTTTCAATCACTCAAACCGCAAGCCAAGATTGCACTTCCAACAATTTCAGTTTTGGCAATAAATATACTTTCACGTCCCGAAGCATCTTTCCCTGGAATTATGTACGAAATAAAAAAACAAAAAGCTCTTACCTGGGATAAACTTCTTCACCTTTATAAAGCTGCAGAGTATCTAAAAGTATGCGATGAAAAAAAACAATTATGCTTAGAATTATTGAAGCGGAAATCTTATTCGGTTCATAATCTTTTGGAAATAGAAAAAGTTTCGGCGCAAAATCGCTCTATTACATTAGAAAATGGCACCCTTACGATTAAAACTGGTTACTTAAAAACACTCGAAGGCATCCAGGCTCTTGCAGACAAAAAAATTTCAGCGTATCAAAAAAGCGTTACACGTATTATCATTTGGTTATTACTCATGTCAAAAACCAATAAAATCTCTAGACGTTTCCGAAAACCGACTGAATAAATTAAACTTGGAACTCATTCTTGAAAATTTTCCTGAACTTACCTTCATTAAGAGCCACAGCAACAGTATATCTGAGGTCGTTTTTCCTGAGAATCCACCAAATCAGCATTGTTTAATTGATCTTCGCAAGAACCTTTTTTATAATTTTGATCTTAATACAAAAAATAACGATAAACTTGCCAAAAAAACGTTTTGGTCTCGATTGCACAGTAAATTGCCATCGCAAGAATCGGATCAATTTACATTAGGTTTATTCAGCGTTGGTCTTGCCGCTTCGGGGATCCATGCAATTATACCACTCGCCAAGCTTTTCCTCGGAATCGAACACTTTGAAAAAAGGGAGAACAAAAAGGCATGGCATAAACCAATACCCTTTTTATTTCCTATTTTAAGTTCGTACCCATTTGAAACTGCTGCTTTAAGTACGTTTCTGCTTTCGTGGGTTGCAGTTCTGGGAGCCTATGAATTGATTGCTCAACGCGCTAAAAACTCGCCTACATTTAACTTTGTGTATTTTGATTGAAAAAATCTATGCAATAAATTAACCTGGGTACCTTTTTAAGATCACTATCGGATTGTACAAATTTTTTCAATTTGACACGTAACGGTCAATTGGTATTCTGGTTAAAATCTAATCATTTTCGCGTTTGCTGCGTTGTTACGTTTTTTACCAATGAAATTTGATTCACGATATGGAGATCCTTGTGTTAAAAAAATCGGTGTTAATTACCTTACTTTTCCAGATAGCTACAAGTAACACCCTAAAAGCCGGATTATTTGGACTGGAAAGCAATCCTCAAGCTCTCTTTGCCGCTACTGCTTTATGCGTTGCTGTTCCGACGATTTTATATAAAACCTGCTCCAATAAACCCCAAAAATCACGCGGTGAGCGTGAGCTCGAAAAATTTGTCGCCCATTTTAAAATTCCGGAAACGACAGATCTAACAACGTTAATAGATAAAGGCAATGATATTGATCGCCTTATCAATGCCTATCGCGCACAGAGATTAATTGAGAATGAAAAGTTTAAGTATGTAGGTATACCCCTGAAATATGCAAAAAAGACATCCGATGGACTTGTAGAGATCTTTGCACAAAAGATTACACCTAGTGACCAACAGGAAGAAAAATATTCGCTAGCTCAAGTGAAAGATTTTGCCTCATTTGTTGAACTATCTGGATTGAGCGATTTCGGCGATAATGCTAATCAAAATATCATTTATGCCAATGATAAGCTTTATGTGATCGACACTGAAAACTCTTCATTTGAAGCTAATACCTATGGCTTTAAAGCAACTAATTTAAAGAGCTTAAAAATATTTTTTGGCAAAAGAATTTCAGATGACGCATCCCATTGGCTAGATGCTAAAATAGATGAATTGAAAACAACACATCAAGACTCGGGTATAGAATGCCCTACTATTGCAACTATGCCAGATCTTTATACAACTAGTTTTGATCTACAGCTTGTAAAAAAACAATTGCAGTTAAATAGAGCAGTTAAACAATATGGTCCAGAGTATGTGAAAATGAGAGCATTGTATAATGAATTGAGAAAAGACACAGAGACATTATTATAAACGGTCTACAGCATGAATAATGAATTTATCTTTATCATCCACTCTCTTATTATTAGCTTCTCAACTCTGTATGCGCTCCGCATAGGTAAAGATGCACTTATCGCGCTCGTTGCGACGCTGAGCATTATTGCAAACTTGTTTGTCACCAAGCAAATTGCTCTGGGCGGATTTATTGTTACCGCTGCCGATGCCTATACAATCGGTGCCGTTCTTTCGCTTAATATGCTCCAGGAATATTTTGGCAGCAAAACAGCAATTCGCGCAATATGGATAAGTTTTTTTATGATGTTTGTCGCAGCCATTGCCGGACAAATTCAGCTTTGGTATCTGCCAGCACTCTGCGATTCGATGCATCCTCATTTTCAGGCGCTTTTATGCAATAGCCCCCGCATTATTGCTGCATCGCTCATTGCCTATTTAGCATCTCAGCATCTGGATCGAGCGATTTTTGCATGGCTCTCTAAGCAATTATCGGGAAATCTCATGATCGCCCGCTTTTGCAGCTCAACGATTATTGCCCAGCTGGTGGACACCCTTCTATTCACCTTTTTAGGGCTTTATGGCATAGTAGAATCTGTGTGGGACGTTGTCCTTATCAGCTATTTTATTAAACTATGCGCCGTAATACTTACCATTCCAGCTATCTGGCTATCGAGGTTTATAGGCCAAATGACCAATAGGCCATGAATTTACCGTTTAGATTTGAACTCATTCACCAATCAAAAAAATCACGTGCCCGCGTAGGAAGAATTCATACGCCGCATGGAGCAATTGATACTCCTAATTTTGTCGCCGTTGGCACCAACGCTACGCTCAAGGCTCTCGATAGCAAAACGGTGGATGATATTGGCCTTCAGCTGATGTTTTGCAATACCTATCACTTAATGCTCCATCCTGGTACCGATACGGTTGCCAAGGCGGGCGGTTTGCATAAATTCATGAACCGTCGCCAGCCGCTCATTACCGATTCTGGCGGATTTCAAGTATTTAGTTTGGCATATGGCGGCGTAAAAGATGAGCTGAAAAGTAAGGGCCAAAAAAAATTAACCAATTCTGTGATTAAAATCGATGAAGAGGGCGTTCTCTTTCGCTCCTATCGGGACGGTGCTGCCGTTTTACTCACGCCCGAAACCTCGGTGCAAGCGCAAAAAGAGCTTGGGGCCGATATCATTATTCCTTTTGATGAATTGCCTCCCTATCATATTGATCCAACCGTTCTGAAAAAATCGCTCGCGCGTACCCATCGCTGGGAAAAACGATCTCTTGATTATCATCTTAAACACGCAAATAATCAGGCAATGTATGCAGTGATCCATGGCGGCATTAATCCGGAAATGCGCAAGGAAAGTGCCCAATATTTAACCAATTTAGCATTTGATGGCTTTGCTATCGGGGGTAGCTTAGGAAAATCCCGCATCGAAATGATTGAAATGCTGACACATCTCATGCCTGAAATTCCTGTTGATAAACCAAACCATTTGCTCGGGATTGGCGATCTACCTTCGCTTGAAGCTGCAGTCCCTTTAGGAATAGATACGTTTGATAGTTCTCATCCAACTAAATGCGCACGCCACGGATTATTGTTTACGTTTAATGGCTTTGTAAAAATTGAAAAAAATGAAAATAAACAATCGTTTGAGCCGATTGATAAAAACTGCACCTGCTTAACGTGCACAACGTACACCCGTTCATACGTACATCATCTTTTTAAAGCGCATGAAGTTACTGGCCATATTCTTGCCACCATTCATAATCTTCATTTCATGGTCCAACTTATGGCACAGTATCGACAACGCATTCTTAACGACGAAATATAAAATCAATGAGAGAAATTCTTTCTTTACAAAATGATCACATAAAAGATCTTGTTCGCCTCGCGCACGAGGCAAGCGAACGCAAACATCAACAAAAATTTATCGCTGAAGGTATACGCACTGTTAGCACGCTTCTGAAAAGCAAAATGCATTTAGTGGAACTTATTTCAACGCATTTTATGCTGATGCAAGCGCACGAAGTTGCGCCGGATGAAAAAATTACGGTCGTTTCCGACGCTGTACTGAACAAAATAAGCCCGAGCAGTTCACCGAGCGGCATTTTGGGTGTTTTTGAGATTCCGCAACACGCGAAAAATGAACCACTAAGTTCAGGAATTGTATTGTCCGGCATTTCAGATCCTGGAAATATGGGCACCTTAATCCGCACCTGCGCAGCAATAGGGAAAAAAACAGTCGTGGTTCTTGAAGGGGTTGATCCTTTTAATCCGAAAGTAATTCAAGCGACTGCTGGCGCGATCGGATTAGTAAATATTTTCCAATGTACGTGGCCAGAATTTCTCACGCGCAAAAAAGATATGCAACTTTTTGGATTGGTAGTTCAAGACGGCAAACCGATGCACAAATTAGCTGAAAATAGTTTATTAATGATAGGCAGTGAAGCGCATGGCATCCCAGAAGAATATTTATCTGCATGTGATGAACTTATCACTCTCTCAATGCCGGGCGGAACTGAAAGTTTAAATGCTGCCATTGCAGGTTCGATTGCGATGTACCTTGGATTTTTATAAAATTCAATTTGCTCATCAAATTTTATGAGAAAACTGAACGATCACGCGCTACCACGACTTGCCCAATTTATTGATACTTTCTACACTCATAAGTAGAAAATTTCCAGCTTCACCGCTTTTTTTTGTCACCAAAGGTTGCAATTTCCATGGCACAAACGCAAAAACTTTCATTGCTCGATGCAATACTCATTAATATAAACGTTATGTTTGGCACTGGCGTGCTGATCAATACGGTAAATTTAGCGGTAATCGCAGGATTTCTAGGCTTTGCAAGCTATATTACGGTAGCACTTTTAATGCTTCCCCTCATTTTTTCTATCGCAGCAACGTTGAATCGCCATCCATCAGGCGGATTTTATGCGTATGCTGCAACCGATATTCATCCAGCGGTTGGCTTTTTAAGCGCATGGTCGTACTTTGTTGGAAAATTAGCATCCGCAGCGTTGCTCATCCATATTTTTACTTCAACCATGAAAGTAATTATTCCCGCTTTGGATTCAATACCTTCATTGCCAATTGACTTTGCAATTCTCGGGCTGTTTACATGGCTCAATATGTTCAATATTAAAACCGGCACGCGCATTACGTACGGTTTTATCTTTTGCAAATTCACACCAATTATTTTTGCAATCTTAAGTTGCTTGGCATTATTCTCAAAATGGCATATTCCAGTCGATAGTATGTTATGGGCAGGAATCCCATCCACCATCCCACTCGTGCTTTACGCATTTGTTGGTTTCGAAGTAGCATGCTCGATTAGTAATTCGATCGAAGATGCTGAAAAAAATGGCCCGAAATCCATCTTGTACTCTTTTGGGATCGTAGTTTTTCTAACCGTGCTTTACCAACTGCTCATGTTTGCGACTATTGGCGAAGGGCTCACGCAACTACCTAATTTTTTAGGCATTTTTAAAGTAGTTCTTAATGAAATTATACCATCAGCCGGTGCTTTCAAAGCGGTTTTGTTAAAATTATTTTATATCGCCGGCGCCTCATCCGCACTCGGTGGAAGCTATGGCATTTTATTTAGTAACTCATGGAACTTGTATACGCTCGCCCAATTTAAACATATCCCCTTTGCAAAGTTCTTCACTTCGCTTAATAATTATCAGGTGCCATTTATGTGCGTACTTGCTGAAAGTGCAATTTGCGCAGGCTATTTATTGCTCACCGCAGGTCATCAAGTAACATTGCAGCAAATTAGCGTTTTAGGATGCACCATTGCGTATGCATGCAGCGTGCTTGGGCTTATTAAAGCGCACCGCCACGAATCACTTAGCTCAAATCCCTTTGTTGCATGGGCCGCTATAGGAAGCTGCCTCTTGCTTCTTGGTAGCTGCATTCGCAATTTCATCTCGAGCGGAATTATCTATCTTGGATTCTTTGGCATATTAATAGCGCTTGGCATGATACTTTATGCAGCAACAGCTCTTTCTGGCTCAGCGAATCTTAAGCGTCATTAACGCGATCAAGCACAAAATAAGTGAAATGATGCCAAAGCGAATCGTAATTTTTGCTTCTTGCCAACCAAGCAGCTCAAAATGATGATGAATTGGCGCCATTTTAAATATTCGCTTACCGCGATAACGGTACGAATAAACTTGCATCATCACCGATAACGCCTCAACAACAAACAAGCCTCCCGCAATGCACAAAAGCAATTCTTGCTTTGCCATGAGCGCCATTAACGCAAGTGCACCCCCCAGGGCTAACGATCCAACATCTCCCATGAAAATTTGCGCAGGATAGGCATTGTACCACAAAAAGCCAATCGAGGCGCCCACGAGCGCTGCGCCAACCACTGCCAATTCTGCAGTTCCTGCAAATGGAATATGCAAATAGTTAGCGAACATATAATGGCCAGCTGCATAGCAAATTAACGAAAAGGTGGCAAAATTAGGAATAAGAGAACCTATTGCAAGCCCATCGAGTCCATCGGTTAAATTTACTGCATTGCTCGCTCCAACCATGATAAACGTCGCCCACAAAATAAAAAATATTCCGATGTTTGGATTAAGAGATTTAAAAAATGGAAAACTAATCGAAGTGGAAACGCCGTTGAGAAACATAGAAATTGCGCAACATGCAGCAACTACGCATTGCGATAAAAATTTCATGCGCGATGAAATGCCTTTGCGCGTTTTAATTTTTAACCAATCATCCCAAGCACCAATCACACCAAAACCAACCAAGCCAAAAATCATAATGAGTATTTGATAATGCAAAATAGGAGCCCAGAGCAAAACCGTCGCCAACACAACGAATAGAATAAACACACCGCCCATCGTTGGCATATCATCTTTCTCTTTATGCCGCTCAGGAGTCCATTCTCGCGCTTTTGATCTAAAAAATTTTTTTGATGTTTCAATAAAAAATTCGCCGAACAAAAAAGAAAAACAAAGTGAAGTTAACAAAGCTGCCATTGCGCGAAAGCTCACATAATGCAACACGTTCCAAAATGAAGATGTTGCTTTAAAATACATGGATAAATAATACAGCATTTGAAATCCTGACGAATGTAATATTCAATTTTTTTTACTATCAGTTAGAATAATACGCAATTCACTATCTGTGAACTTTAGTTGCAAAATTAATAAGGGGCATATATGAAATTTTTATTCATCATTTTTTTTGCGATAATTTTTACTATAAATGCAGCACACGTTGAAAAAAAAATTAACGATCCGAAGACAATTTATGATGATCCAGCTGTTTTAACAGAAAAGAGCTCTGGCGAAAATCCACATCCGACCTATACCGAAGGAGGTATTCTGCAAGAGGCATCGAAGACTTCGCGTAATTCTAGTGGCGCTAGTGTCGCACAGGAGGCTACAAAAAAAGTTATTTCTCCAAGGCCATTATCGCCAAAATCTGTAGCTGACTCTATTTTCGTAAAAAAAGACAAGGTCGAGCGTAAAAGCACAGCAGTCCCGGCAACACCGCCTATTACACTTTCTGAAGAAGAGATGAAAAACGTTTCTAATGAAAAACGAATTTCTAAAAGAATCAATGAGTTGGAACTAAAAAACGCACTTCTGCGTAAAGATTGGGCGGGATGGAATGCATGGCTACATTCAGATGTTAAACAAAAAAAGCAAAAATGGATTGAGCTCGCAGCATGGAATCGAATGGCTGTGGCAACCAAATATTTAGAAAAAATTGAAGATGATATTCAAAAATGGAAAGATCGAAAAAAACAATTAAAAAGCGTTTCAGCCCACGCTCTTTCGCCATCGGAAAAAGAAGAGAAGGAAAATTATGAAAAAGCAGCAATTATCTTGGCCCGGCCGATTGAAGACCGTACTCCGGCAGAAAAGGATATTCTGCTAAGTATTAAGAAAAAACATAAAGTTGAAGAGAGCGATTTTTATGACGAATTCTTCAAATTACAACATAAGGGACTTCGCGTTCCACCAGCACTTTTGAGAGATTTTGTTAGTAACCCCTTGCTCGTTTTTCACGATAAAGCTATAAATAGCGATGGCCAAATTGAGCCAGACTTTACTCCACTTATCGATGATAATGAATTAGAAGAAAATGAAAAAATAGAAAAATATAAGTATTCAGCCCCAAAAAGATCAACCTACAAGATTCTAGGTGATTTTAAGAACGCAGTAAAAAAATGGGAAAATGCATATTATGAAAAAGAAGACCAATTAATTTCAAGACAAAAAAATTATGAGAAATTTTCAGATGCAAGT is a window from the Candidatus Babeliales bacterium genome containing:
- a CDS encoding RNA methyltransferase, with the protein product MREILSLQNDHIKDLVRLAHEASERKHQQKFIAEGIRTVSTLLKSKMHLVELISTHFMLMQAHEVAPDEKITVVSDAVLNKISPSSSPSGILGVFEIPQHAKNEPLSSGIVLSGISDPGNMGTLIRTCAAIGKKTVVVLEGVDPFNPKVIQATAGAIGLVNIFQCTWPEFLTRKKDMQLFGLVVQDGKPMHKLAENSLLMIGSEAHGIPEEYLSACDELITLSMPGGTESLNAAIAGSIAMYLGFL
- a CDS encoding amino acid permease; its protein translation is MAQTQKLSLLDAILININVMFGTGVLINTVNLAVIAGFLGFASYITVALLMLPLIFSIAATLNRHPSGGFYAYAATDIHPAVGFLSAWSYFVGKLASAALLIHIFTSTMKVIIPALDSIPSLPIDFAILGLFTWLNMFNIKTGTRITYGFIFCKFTPIIFAILSCLALFSKWHIPVDSMLWAGIPSTIPLVLYAFVGFEVACSISNSIEDAEKNGPKSILYSFGIVVFLTVLYQLLMFATIGEGLTQLPNFLGIFKVVLNEIIPSAGAFKAVLLKLFYIAGASSALGGSYGILFSNSWNLYTLAQFKHIPFAKFFTSLNNYQVPFMCVLAESAICAGYLLLTAGHQVTLQQISVLGCTIAYACSVLGLIKAHRHESLSSNPFVAWAAIGSCLLLLGSCIRNFISSGIIYLGFFGILIALGMILYAATALSGSANLKRH
- the mraY gene encoding phospho-N-acetylmuramoyl-pentapeptide-transferase, producing MLYYLSMYFKATSSFWNVLHYVSFRAMAALLTSLCFSFLFGEFFIETSKKFFRSKAREWTPERHKEKDDMPTMGGVFILFVVLATVLLWAPILHYQILIMIFGLVGFGVIGAWDDWLKIKTRKGISSRMKFLSQCVVAACCAISMFLNGVSTSISFPFFKSLNPNIGIFFILWATFIMVGASNAVNLTDGLDGLAIGSLIPNFATFSLICYAAGHYMFANYLHIPFAGTAELAVVGAALVGASIGFLWYNAYPAQIFMGDVGSLALGGALALMALMAKQELLLCIAGGLFVVEALSVMMQVYSYRYRGKRIFKMAPIHHHFELLGWQEAKITIRFGIISLILCLIALMTLKIR